The following is a genomic window from Oligoflexia bacterium.
GTATTTTTAAAACAATATAAAAAAAATCCAGTGCGCACAGGGTTTATTCGTTACTTTCCGTTTTTTATCTTGATAAGTCATTTCACATCTTTTGTGGTCGCAAATTATTTTTTAAACGCTTATTTAGAAAGTCTGCAAGTTCCGCAGCCTACTTTAGATAAAATGAATATCGCCTTTTTCTACACAGCAATCTTATTAGGCGTTTTACAATCAAGTATCATCGATTGGATGGTACAAGGTTGGCTAAGAAATCACGCATCTACAAAAGATATTAATTTCTCAACCACTAAAGAGGCGATACTTGGCCTCACAACACGCTGGACTTTCAGTCATTTCTGGAATGCATTGCCAACGATGGCAGTCATCGTCGTTAGTTGCACTTATATCTATGCAAAATACACAACACTTAGCGAAGATTTTGAAATTGATGCTGAGACATCTTTGATGCTCAAAGCTGAAACATATAAAATTTTTGCATTAGTTGTTGCGTGGTACATGTTGATTAAAACTTTTACATTTTTAAAAGAAAAACGACTTATTGATTCAGTTCACAAACATCTTGATGCCCTTTCAAATCTTAACCCTCATTACTACTCACCCACTATTGCATCTGGTTTTTGGGAAAGTATCTTTAAAGCCCTAAACCAAACGACAACAATCATTGAGCAACGCACAAGACTCATGCAAGGCCTCACCTCTTATGCGACAAGTTCAGTTGTAGATCGCGTGCTTAGTAATAAAAAACTTGAGATTCATGGTGAGCTTAAAGAAATAACACTCCTTGTTTCTGATCTTCGTAACTTCACACAAATGTCAAATTCACTTGCCGCTGAAGACGTAGTTAAGATTTTAAACATATATTTTGCAGACATGCTTGAAGTGCTTACATTAAACGGTGTCACAGTAGATAAGTTTATTGGTGATGGAATCTTAGCATACATCGATGAACCTGATTTGAGCATTGAAGCTGCACATCAAAAAGCAGTTACCGCTGCATTGGGTATGCATCTTAAAATTAATGAAACTAATAAAAAATTTAAAGAACTTGGACTTCCTGATTTACAAGTAGGTGTAGCCGTTCATTCGGGCAAAGTAATCTTAGGAAGTATTGGTGCAAAAGAAAAAATGCAGCATACTGTTATTGGCGACGCAGTAAACGCCACTGCACGACTTGAAAGTTTATGTAAGGAATATGATTCTGGTATTGTTATTTCAGGAGCAGTTTTTAATTCAATTACTCAAGATGTAAAATCAAAGTTTACAGATTTAGGACTTCAAGAAATCAGAGGTCTTAAAAAACCCCTACACATCTATGGTGTTCTAAATAAAATACTAAATAAATTAGCCGCATAATCTCATTTTAAAACGAATATTTTGCTTCAAAAAATACTGAATTGTATGTACTTGATGTACCAAGTGCTCGATCACTTGGGCCACCATAATAATCAACACCTAATGTTGTTCGAAAAAGATCAGTCCACGCATATGAAGCTTTGGGTCTTATTAAATAATCACCACCGTTAAAATAGCGCATGTAAAAAATTTCAGCATCAAAGTGATTCTCATCATTTGCATAACTCAATCGAAATGTTGCACCAGGTTGAGATTGCTCTTGATAACGAAAAATTAATGCATTGGTTTGAGCAATCTGGCGATTAATTGAACTTGAAATCAAATCTGCACCAGTTGTTTGATCAATAGCTGTGTATTGTGGATAATATTTGTATAAAAATTGCCCTTGGATTCTAAAATCATCACTCACGGGGCGCTCTACTCCCCACGCTGAATTAAAATGTGTGGGCTTAATCAAAGTATTTGCCCCATCATTATTAGGTGTACGAACATAAGCCCCTTCGCCGCGATATATCCATTTGCCACTGACATAAGAACCATCCGCCCCCAAGGCATTGATGCGACTAAAACTCTGAGATAGGTTTGTTACAATCGGTGGCATAACAGTGTGATTTATTTCTTTTAAATAAGGCCTGTGATCCCAACCTGAAAATGCACTAATAGAACTATCCCAACTATCTCCTGTATAGGTAAGTTTAGCTGCGACTTCACCATTTGCTAAGATCGGATCCGGAGTTTCTACACCACCAACAACGACCTGTGCTGGAATCACATCAGGCGAAATCAGCCATTTTGATTGTGCAAAATAGGGCATCCAAACTAAGGTGACATTCAATGGAGAACGGCCCTCCTCAGGCGTCCATGACGACCACAGCCCAGTACTTGCAACACGTCTGGTTTCATCATCAGCAACTAGATAGCTATAATCTTTTGCCGATAAAAAATCAGTCGGATTAACAACATCAGATTTACCCCATGAAATAATTTGCCTACCCGCTTTTAGCTCCCACCCCATATTTGTGTAATGGCCATAACCTTCTCGAATTGTATTTCTTAAATGTGTACCGGCTTTATCGCCAGTGAGCCTAGAATTATTTCCGTCAAAAAAATCTCCCTGATAAATCAGGCGTCCAGATAAATTATCATTTAACTGACCATCTAGTTGCAGCCATGCTGATGTTGCAAATTGATTAAATGTTTTAGGCGCAATGTTTTTTTGATAAGGGAAATATATATCGGTAAAAAATTTTCCTGATGTGGATAATTCAAAATGTGATTCTGAAGCAGATTCTAAATTAAGGCCTTCATGACTATGACCAACTGAAATCCAACTACAAGTTGTCATCCAGAATGCAATCAATACTAATGACACTAAAGACTTAATCACCATCATTTATCACGCGCCAAATTTTGAGGCGTAAATATGGAATCAGAAATACCCACATTCACTTTTGCTTGGCTAAAATGCAAAATAGTATAGCGATTATTTTTAACATTCTCCATCTTGATATGATGGGTCATCCATTTATGAAGTTTGATATCGACCTCTTTAATTTCACTTGCACTCATTTTTTTCCAAAGCAAACCTGCTAAATCAAAATACTCTGATTTAGCAGACATATAATTATCCATTCGAATCCATGAAACAATGCGCGAGGCACCTGTTCGCTCTTTCACTTTATCAGCAATCAAAACAGTTTCAATGACAGCGCATCGAATGCTAGTAGCCTC
Proteins encoded in this region:
- a CDS encoding adenylate/guanylate cyclase domain-containing protein, translated to MRKAHYIFGIGTAIFIHLAAIPILSIYGVHICPVLNNLGFLFGCKFNGIFSISVLSINALLTSVAWLVFLKQYKKNPVRTGFIRYFPFFILISHFTSFVVANYFLNAYLESLQVPQPTLDKMNIAFFYTAILLGVLQSSIIDWMVQGWLRNHASTKDINFSTTKEAILGLTTRWTFSHFWNALPTMAVIVVSCTYIYAKYTTLSEDFEIDAETSLMLKAETYKIFALVVAWYMLIKTFTFLKEKRLIDSVHKHLDALSNLNPHYYSPTIASGFWESIFKALNQTTTIIEQRTRLMQGLTSYATSSVVDRVLSNKKLEIHGELKEITLLVSDLRNFTQMSNSLAAEDVVKILNIYFADMLEVLTLNGVTVDKFIGDGILAYIDEPDLSIEAAHQKAVTAALGMHLKINETNKKFKELGLPDLQVGVAVHSGKVILGSIGAKEKMQHTVIGDAVNATARLESLCKEYDSGIVISGAVFNSITQDVKSKFTDLGLQEIRGLKKPLHIYGVLNKILNKLAA